The following nucleotide sequence is from Oreochromis niloticus isolate F11D_XX linkage group LG9, O_niloticus_UMD_NMBU, whole genome shotgun sequence.
AGTCAGGTACCTGCTGGAGTCGGAGGTAATGTCACATGATTCtggaacagccaatcagaatgaTCAGGAGGCAGTTATCAAACTCACAAGAAGGAGAGGAAGATCAGATGCTGTTGTCCTCTGTGAGGCTGGGGGCGGGGCTTCAGAGATGATTGACAGGCTTGACGCTAAAGATAAAGACAGAAGTCACGTGGTTGTAAAGGGCAGAAGAAAGGAAGACGAGAAGATGGAGGAGCCTCAGAGGCCGAGGAGGACGATGGTCGGCCCACCAATCAGGTACCTGCTGGAGTCAGAAGAGCTGTCATGTGGTCAAAGAACAGCTAATcaggacacagaaaacaaacccaCACACAGCAGACGGAGCCCAAAAAAGGTTGGTAGCTACAGTTAACTGATCAATCTTGAGGCAGCTAACAGcacctgccattaattaatgcttcaatcttaaatatgatcaacctatctctaataatcggctatgtaccacaggccttcaaggtggctgtagttaaacctttacttaaaaagcatctctagacccagctgtcttagctaattataggccaatctccaaccttcctttcatatcaaacatccttgaaagagtagttgtcaaacagctaacagatcatctgcagaggaatggcttatttgaagagtttcagtcaggtttcagagctcatcacagcacagaaacagctttagtgaaggttacaaatgatcttcttatggcctctgacagtggactcatctctgtgcttgtcctgctagacctcagtgctgcgttcgatactgtcgaccataatatcctattagagcgattagaacatgctgtaggtattacaggtactgcactgcagtggtttgtatcatatctatctaatagactccagtttgttcatgtaaatggagagtcctcttcacacactaaggtcaattatggtgttccacagggttcagtgctaggaccaattctgtttacattatacatgcttcccttaggcagcatcattagaagacatagcataaattttcactgctatgcagatgacacccagctctatctgtccatgaagccaggtaacacacaccaattagttaaactgcaggaatgtcttaaagacataaagagctggatggccgctaactttctgcttcttaattcagatcaaactgaggttattgtactcggccctgaaaatcttaaaaatatggtatctaagcagattcttactctggatggcattaccttggcctccagtaacactgtgaggaaccttggagtcatttttgaccaggacatgtccttcaatgcacatattaaacaaataagtaagactgctttctaccatttgtgcaacatctctaaagttagaaatatcctgtctcagagtgatgctgaaaaactagttcatgcatttattacttccaggctggactactgtaattcattattatcaggatgtcctaaaaactccatGAAAAGCCTTCAATTAATCGTGACCTTTCCTCTCTGCAGGCGTCTGTCCTCCACAGACCGAAGCGAGTGTTCGGCTGTCACATCTGCAACAGAAAGTTCAGCCGTGCCAGCAGACTGTTCCTGCATCATTGCGATCAGCACCGCAGCATCTTAGACAGTCCCCACGGCAACAGAGTTGGCATGGCCATGAGCAGTGCTCGAGCTTCTGATAGCAAACTGAAAGAAGGAACCCAGGGTAACGACGAGAATGGGGAGGAGTCTCAGCGGCAGCGGAGGACTAGAGTTGGCCCACCAATCAGATACCTGCTGGAGTCAGAGGAGCCGTCACGTGGTCTtagagcagccaatcagagtgcAGCAACCAAACCCACACAAAGGAAAGGAAGAATGAAGGCTGGTGGCCTCACTAAGGCTGGGGGCGGGACTTCACAGATAATTGATAGGTTTGAGGCTGCTGTTgccacagagagacagacaggtgTGCACAGACAGACTTACCTGGTTCACAGAGACCTGCAGGATGGTCAGGTGACTATCTCCCCCTGCTCTGTCACAATGCAGCGcctcctctgattggctgatgaCATTcttgttaaacatgtttgttttaattttttggtttggtttcagTGATTTTAGGTGTGTGTCACACTCTTTGtttttgaacaataaaatgaaataatgtcCAGCTCCTTTTTTCTGTCCTGCTGTTCATGGTTTCTAAtaatgaggtcaaaggtcaggctGCACCACCCATGGAACTGCATGATGTTAGAGAGGGGATATCTTTATATGGTCACGTCAGGCTCTGATTAATCTAAATCAGTGTGGGCCATGACTCCCTGGTGGACGTCGCAGGtactgcaggtggtctgtgagCCTGGAGCCATCGCTGCGTAGTAAAAATATCACAAGTGCTACAATCAAACCGAAGTAAAAGTATTTGAGTGTATTTAGCAGTAGTTCCAGTCCTGACAGAGAAAGTCCTCCCTGCATGGCTCCTGTCagtccatcatcatcatcattgtcaGTTTTCAGATTATAGAGCTTAAAGTGTCACCATGACGATCAACAGGTGAATCTTCATCCTCACAGTCAGGATCACTGGAGAACGCCGGACTGCAGGACAGGTGTGGTGCAGATAAAATCGGCCTCACTGAGCACAGAGCTGTTTATCATCTAACACAGCACATAACAGGCGAGGCACGATTGTCCAATCAGCAGCCTCCCTTGTAACACCTTTGTGTTTGTGATTATAAGCTAGACTGATGCTGCTGTCCCATCTGAGCTGTTCGGGCGTCTCCTCCACTCTCACTGCTAGCTCGCCTCACCTGTTAGTGTCACTAACCTCTGACTGCCCCGCCTCAGTaacgtgacctctgacccctcgTCTTCCTCACTAGTTCAGCCCCTCTTGGTGCCTCAGGGATCACTCACATGCTGCTGTTAGATTCACACAGGTGAAGCACACCTTCAGTTTGTGACGGGCAGCCAATTAGACAGACGCTGGCTCAAAGGGGGAGGGGCTGCACAAATTGTTCCAGTCAGAGGGGTGCAGGTCGAGTCATTCTGCTGCGCGATGTTATAAACATTACGGTAATGCTCCAGCTGCGGTCTTTACGGTGAAACGGCGGAAACCGGAAGTCAGTTCAAAACAGCCGTGGCGGCCCCGAAGAAGAAGCTGCTGAGATGAGCGAGAGCGGCGCTCAGGTGAGAAACCGAAGCTCGCGTTTACCTGTGTGTCACGTGACCGCGGCGTTGTGTGAGTGCGCTGTTAGCACCGCCCGTGTGACGGTGACTGTCAGAGGTTGTGTGTCTGCTTTCAAATGATGTAGGAAGAAAACAGCCAGTTACCTGTTCGAGTTTGGTACAGGTTGTGTATAGGTGTGTTGCTGTGACCTTCACTGAGCAGAGCTCTGCACAGCTGGAGATGCTGCCGGAAAATCTGCCAGACCTCAAAACACGTGTTTAGTTTGTAGTGTGGTACAGTCTACGTGCTGGAGCAGTGTCTAATGCTCTGTACAGTGTATATCCTGGAGCAGAGTGTAATCTGGTACAGTGTATATCCTGGAGCAGAGTGTAACGGTGTGTGCGTCTCCTCAGCTATTAGCTCGTCTGGAGGCGCGGCGCTGCCTGAAGGATATTGAGCCTCGTCTGTTTCCGGAAGATGGAGGACCCGACCAAGGTGACTGACCACGCCTACCCAGTCACAGCTGACACATGCTGTCAGGTGACTGTCTCACTGTATGTATTGTTTCTCGCTCTCAGGTGCGGTGGTGGAGCTGTTCGGGCTGGAGGGCACAGGTGAGTTCACGATGCAGGAAGTGCCTCCACTTTTAACCTGCAtgtaaactctgtgtgtgtgtgtgtgtgtgtgtgtgtgtgtgtgttgctcagGTAAGACGGAGCTGCTGTATCACCTGCTGTGCCGGTGCGTTCTGCCGGAGGCAGCCGGGGGTCTGGAGGTGGATGTGGTGTTTGTGGACACAGACTACAGCCTAGACATGTTACACCTGGTCAGCATCCTGGACAGCAAACTGAGCGCAGGTatatgcacacgcacacacacacacacacacacaaacaggaagttACACACTAACCCTGTCTCTCCGGGTCCTTAGCGCTGTTGGCCGGAGCAGACGAGGCAGCGCTGCGCTCATGTCTGTCCCGCCTCCTGGTCGTTCACTGCTACTCCTCCTCACAGCTCCTCCTCACGCTCCACTTCCTGGAGACCACCTTGTCGTCACGGCCCGCCCTGGCGCTGATCCTCATAGACAGCATTTCCGCGTTTTATTGGGTGGATCGCTGCGAGGACGGGGTCAGCTACACCAAACAGGAGGAGAAGCTCAGCAGGTGTGCGGAGCTGCTGGGACGCCTGCTCAGGTGGGTCCATCATATCCTAGAGTTAGACTGATTCAGGGTGCTCACAGGTCATGTGTTACAGTGCGCTGCGTGACATCACCACCACTCTGAAGGTTTCCGCTGAGCTCTGATATGATCACGGTGTGcagctttttttcttccagGCACGCCAAACAAACACATGTGCAGAGTGCCCCCTGGTGGTCAAACTGTGCAGTGTTAGCACTGTAGGTCAGGGTGTTGGCTGATCAAGTGTTTGTGTAAAATGTTGGTTTGTTCGTGTTTTGCTGGGTCAAATACCGGACCTGAGTGGAGCCTGTGGTGGTTCTGTTCTGGACTCTGGCTCACTAATATTCTGATTTTTGGCTCCTCCTACTCCCCAGGGATTATAGAATCACCGTCTTCGCCACCTGTCACGCCATCAGGAGGCCCGCcgtcccctcctcctcctcagactCCGAGCGGTCGTACCTCTGCCGCTCCTGGCAGAGGCTGGTGACCCACCGGCTGCTGTGCTCCAGGCAGAAGCCAGGAAACAACGTGGCTGGTGAAGGAGGAGACGACCAGGAGCAGAGGAGACATCAAATCTTCACCGTCCACtgcaccaccacctcctccatgGTCAAGGCCTCCTGGAGCAGCTCCTTCTGTGTGACGGAGGCAGGAGTGGAGTTCCTGTTGGAGTCGGAGGAGAACAAATGTGCTGCACGTCAGTAACTCAGACTCTGGtccaatcatggatcagggagaTGTCAGTCATCTGGCTGGGGGACCAATTACATTTGAGCCCTTGCCGCGGGCACGCCCCTCACAGCACAGACTCTGTTTACTTCATCTGcgtgtttttctgtgtgattTGATTCAGTGTTCTGTCTGCTCGACCCACAGTGGAAACAGGAGCAGACTATAATGAGCTGCACAGGTGGGACTGTACAGGTACAGGGAGAAGGGAGGGGGTGGGGTCAGGATGAGGTCATCGCCAAAGGGTCAGcataaatgtttgtgttcaATAAACTGGACATGTGTGTT
It contains:
- the xrcc2 gene encoding DNA repair protein XRCC2, producing MSESGAQLLARLEARRCLKDIEPRLFPEDGGPDQGAVVELFGLEGTGKTELLYHLLCRCVLPEAAGGLEVDVVFVDTDYSLDMLHLVSILDSKLSAALLAGADEAALRSCLSRLLVVHCYSSSQLLLTLHFLETTLSSRPALALILIDSISAFYWVDRCEDGVSYTKQEEKLSRCAELLGRLLRDYRITVFATCHAIRRPAVPSSSSDSERSYLCRSWQRLVTHRLLCSRQKPGNNVAGEGGDDQEQRRHQIFTVHCTTTSSMVKASWSSSFCVTEAGVEFLLESEENKCAARQ